From uncultured Desulfobacter sp.:
TTAAAAAGCAGGGGAAATCGGCATTCTGTAACAACCTTTCGAATGCCTATATGTTTGCCTATACACCACAATTATGATAAGAAAATTTAAATTATGACTCAAATTATCAGTATTGCCAATCAGAAGGGCGGGGTGGGTAAAACCACCACAGCAGTCAATCTGTCTGCCTCCCTTGCCAAACTGAAAAAAAAAGTGCTGCTTGTGGATTGTGATTCCCAAGCCAATGCCACTACGGCACTCGGGGTGGACAAACCCAGCCTTGAAGCCTCTTTGTATGATGGGCTAATTGGAGAAACCGGCATTGAAGATATGCTTTTACCCACCATGCTCAAGGGTTTGACCCTGGTACCGGCCAATGTTGATCTCATTGGTTTTGAGGTGGAAATGATGTCTGCCGCCAAAAGGGAGGCCCGACTCAAGGAATTTCTGGTTCCCGTGGCCGACACCTTTGATTTCATTATTGTCGATTGTCCACCGGCGTTAAGTCTGTTAACGCTGAACGCTTTTTCCGCAAGCGATTCTGTTGTGATCCCCCTGCAAAGTGAATTTTTTGCCCTGGAAGGACTAGGGCAGCTTTTAGATACAATCAAGCGAATCAAGAATGCTTTTAATTCAGGCTTGATAATCAAAGGCATTTTGCTGACAATGTTCGACCGCAGAACCAATTTGTCCCAAAATGTGGTGGATGACGCCAGGCAGTATTTCAAGGACCTGGTGTTCAAGACAAAAATCCCCCGTAATGTGAAACTTGCAGAATCCCCAAGCTATGGTCTGCCGGTTGTTCTGTACGATAAAACATCACCAGGTGCTAAAAGTTATATGTCCTTTGCCAGGGAACTTTTAAAAAGATGATGAACAAGAAGCGGAAAAACACCGGTCTGGGCCGGGGAATATCAGCGCTCATCCCCGATATGGAAGGACCTGAAGTCAATTCTGATTTTTTCTTCTGTAATATTGATCAGTTAACTCCTAACCGCTACCAGCCGAGAACCCGGTTCAGCGAAGAGGAACTGGGACGGCTGACCCAGTCCATTGTCGAGCAGGGGGTGCTCCAGCCCCTTTTGGCCAGGAAAATGGATGGTGCTTATGAGTTGATTGCCGGAGAGCGGCGTTTGCGGGCCGCAAAAGCAGCTGGGCTTACCCAGGTGCCTGTTATTATTTTAGATCTCACGGACGAACAGGTGCTGGAAGTTTCGATTATCGAAAATATTCAAAGGGAAAATCTCAATGTGCTTGAGGAGGCGGAAGCCTATTTTCGGCTTATTGACGAGTTTGGATATACCCAGGAAAAGGTGGCCGAGAAGATTGGCAAAAATCGGTCCACCATTGCCAACCTGCTGCGTTTGCGCAGCCTGCCCGAAGAGATCAAAGAGAGTCTGATTGCAGAAGAGATCAGTATGGGACATGCCCGGGCGCTGCTGGGGGCAGGCGCTGTTGAAAATCAGCTCTATTTATTCAAGCAGGTGGTGGAAAAACAACTGTCGGTGAGGGAAACTGAACGTTTAGTAAATCAGGCTAAAAAACAGCCCCAGAAAATTGAAAAAAAAATTACTGCGGACGAAAAACAGTTTCTGGAAGAGACCTCGTCCCAGATATCCTCCCGGATTAACTCCCCGGTCTTCATCAAAAAAAGTGGAAGCCGTGGAAGAATTGAGATCAAATTCTCATCCGGGGCCGAATTTAACCGTCTTGTGGAGTTACTGAGTAAAATTTCATGAAAATTTCAATTGCTAAAACAGCTGGATTCTGTATGGGGGTCCGCCGGGCCGTGGACATGGTGCTTGATGCATCTAATAAGGCCAAAGAACCCATTTATACATATGGCCCTTTAATTCATAATCCCCAGGTCCTGGAGATGCTGGAAAGTAAACAGATTTTTCGGATGGACACCATTCCTGAATCCGGGAAAGGCATTGTACTCATTCGGGCCCACGGGGTACCGCCCCAGGATGAAAAGGCCTTGGCTGATGCTGGATTCACCGTGATTAACGCCACTTGCCCCCGGGTGGTAAGGGTCCAGGTGATCATCGACAAATATTCAAAAAAGGGCTATGACACCATTATCCTTGGCGATGAAAAGCATCCCGAGGTTATCGGCCTTTTAGGATATGCCCGGGATAAGGGGCATACCGTCACCAGTTTGGATCAGCTTAAAGCACTTCCCAGGTTTGAAAAGGCTGTGGTGGTGGCCCAAACCACGCAAAATACCAAAATTTTTGCGGATATCCAGGCCTGGTGCCGCAAAAATGTTTCCCATTACGAAATATTTAACACTATCTGCGATTCTACGGAAAAGCGGCAGAATGAAGTCAGGGAAATGGCCGGTACCCATGACGCCGTCATTGTTGTGGGAGGAAAATTTTCCGGAAACACAAAACGCCTGGCCCAGGTGGCGGCGGAAACCGGTAAACCGTCCATGCACATTGAACAGGCCTCGGAAATAGATTATGAATCCATTTCCAATGCACAATCCATCGCCATTACCGCAGGGGCCTCCACCCCTAACTGGATTATCAATGACACTTGCAGTAATGTGGAACAGGCATTCAGAAAAAAACAGCCCGGGCGAGGAAAAATTATGGCCGTGATGAATGTGTTGATGAAGACCAACATTCTCCTGGCCGCAGGTGCCGCCTGTCTGACCCTGGGATCAGCCATGATTTCCGGCGCACAAAATCCGGGCATACCAGCGCTTATTGCCATGTTTTATATTCTTTCCATGCAGATCATGAACAACATGATGACCATCAGGTCCGATACCTACAACAAACCGGACCGGGCAGCCCTTTATAAGCAAAACAAGGGATCGCTTTTGCTTGTGGCATTTTTGTCCGGTGCAATCGGGCTTTTCCTTGCATGGACAAGAGGATGGGGTTACTTTGGTGTACTGCTTATCATGATGCTGTTAGGCATGTCATATACCCGTACCATCTTCCCCTCCTTTTCCTCCGGGCGTAAAATTTACCGGCTTAAGGATGTGCCGGGATCAAAAACCATTCTTATCGCAGTGGCGTGGGGTATGGTTACAAGCCTGATGCCCGGGGTTAGCCTTAAAGCAAACCCGGGCCTGACCCTGGTTGCCTTTATTTTTGTCACGGGATTAGCGTTTGCCAGGACAGCTTTCATGGATATTCTGGCTGTCCAGGGTGACAGGATTGCAGGCCGGGAAACCCTTCCCATTCTTCTGGGTAAAAAGAAAAGCCTCAAATTTGTTAATTACGCCCTTGTGGCCACAATAGTTCTTCCTTTAATTTTAACGGTCTGGGTGTCCCCTGTAGTCTGTGGCCTTGCCCTGATACCGGCTTTCATGCTTATATTGACCTTTCGGTATAAAAAAGATAATGATATTTCCGCAAATTTTTATGAATTCTGGTTCGAGTTTCCCTTGCTGCTTGCCGGCATCATTGCCGCTTTCGGCTGACAATTAGGGCCATGACAATTCAGGGCCATAGAAATTTTAAAATCCACAAACAGGGCGATGGTTCTTATTCCTTCCATGGCCCTTATCCTCTTCTAAGGAGGATGTTGGGAAAGATATGGCAAATGGGTTAAAACACGGCAAGACTGTTCCGCTGATCGGAAGCCTGGCTGTTAAAAATCAATTCATCAGTGAGGAACAGTTGCAAAAGGCCCTTGCCCAATACAGTGATGACGATAATTTAGAAGAAAAACTCACAGCATATTTTCTTGCCGAAAATCTGATTTCATCCCGGAATATCCACCGGCTGACCATGGCAGCCAAGGCCGTTACCATCCATCAACAGGAATACCGGTTCGGTGCCATCGCGCTTGCCAAGGGATTTGTTAATAAAAGCGTTTTGGATCTGGCCCTGGAGGAACAAAAAGAGCAGCTTGAAGCGGGAAAAAAACCCCGGCGCATCGGGGACGTGATGGTGGAAGCAGGTATAATCACATCAAAACAGCGGGATGAAATATTTAAACTTCAGAACCGGTCCTGCAAGCCGCCCCATGGGGCCAACGAACCGCTGCCAAAAACAGAACCAGTGGTAGATGCGCAGGTTTTAAGCCACGAAGAAGATCCGGCGAATTCGGGCCATCATACGCATAACGCATTAGCGGACAACATTCCGGTCAGTATGGCCCAGGGGGTTAAGGCGTCACCGGACAAAGATACCAAAACAGAGTTTTTTTTCGATACGGATTATTTGAAAACCGGAGGCATGGATGATTATGGCAATATTGATTTTAAAGACAGGAGTCCAAGCCCGCTGGTGGAAAAAGGCACGGTGCTGGCCGAAAAAATCGTCGGGAGCACGCCCCAGCCCGGCAACGATGTCTATGGCAATGCCATACCGGCGATAGACAAAACGAATAATTCCTTTCGTGTTGGTGCAGGCGCAATATTATCCGAGGACGGTCGGAAAG
This genomic window contains:
- a CDS encoding ParA family protein, encoding MTQIISIANQKGGVGKTTTAVNLSASLAKLKKKVLLVDCDSQANATTALGVDKPSLEASLYDGLIGETGIEDMLLPTMLKGLTLVPANVDLIGFEVEMMSAAKREARLKEFLVPVADTFDFIIVDCPPALSLLTLNAFSASDSVVIPLQSEFFALEGLGQLLDTIKRIKNAFNSGLIIKGILLTMFDRRTNLSQNVVDDARQYFKDLVFKTKIPRNVKLAESPSYGLPVVLYDKTSPGAKSYMSFARELLKR
- a CDS encoding ParB/RepB/Spo0J family partition protein gives rise to the protein MMNKKRKNTGLGRGISALIPDMEGPEVNSDFFFCNIDQLTPNRYQPRTRFSEEELGRLTQSIVEQGVLQPLLARKMDGAYELIAGERRLRAAKAAGLTQVPVIILDLTDEQVLEVSIIENIQRENLNVLEEAEAYFRLIDEFGYTQEKVAEKIGKNRSTIANLLRLRSLPEEIKESLIAEEISMGHARALLGAGAVENQLYLFKQVVEKQLSVRETERLVNQAKKQPQKIEKKITADEKQFLEETSSQISSRINSPVFIKKSGSRGRIEIKFSSGAEFNRLVELLSKIS
- the ispH gene encoding 4-hydroxy-3-methylbut-2-enyl diphosphate reductase, with protein sequence MKISIAKTAGFCMGVRRAVDMVLDASNKAKEPIYTYGPLIHNPQVLEMLESKQIFRMDTIPESGKGIVLIRAHGVPPQDEKALADAGFTVINATCPRVVRVQVIIDKYSKKGYDTIILGDEKHPEVIGLLGYARDKGHTVTSLDQLKALPRFEKAVVVAQTTQNTKIFADIQAWCRKNVSHYEIFNTICDSTEKRQNEVREMAGTHDAVIVVGGKFSGNTKRLAQVAAETGKPSMHIEQASEIDYESISNAQSIAITAGASTPNWIINDTCSNVEQAFRKKQPGRGKIMAVMNVLMKTNILLAAGAACLTLGSAMISGAQNPGIPALIAMFYILSMQIMNNMMTIRSDTYNKPDRAALYKQNKGSLLLVAFLSGAIGLFLAWTRGWGYFGVLLIMMLLGMSYTRTIFPSFSSGRKIYRLKDVPGSKTILIAVAWGMVTSLMPGVSLKANPGLTLVAFIFVTGLAFARTAFMDILAVQGDRIAGRETLPILLGKKKSLKFVNYALVATIVLPLILTVWVSPVVCGLALIPAFMLILTFRYKKDNDISANFYEFWFEFPLLLAGIIAAFG